The genomic DNA CGGCAGGGTGGATTCAATCCGCCCCAGTGCAACGCGCTCCGCACCGACTCGGCCTGTCGCACGGCAGGCAATCTTTTCGATTCGACGAGCGATTGGCACTCAGGTTGCAAGAGGGAATTCTGCGAGGTTCTATCGAGCCCGCACATCCTACCTGCCTTGGATCTCCTTCCAGACCCCCCCTCCTACCAACTTTTTTGGACCCTCTCCCCATGAAGCCTAAGTCCCTCCGATCGGGATTCACCCTGGTCGAATTGTTAGTCGTCATCGCCATCATCGGTATCTTGGTCGGGCTGTTGCTTCCCGCAGTCCAGGCGGCGCGCGAAGCGGCGCGGCGGATGTCGTGTTCGAACAACATGAAACAGATCGGTTTGGCGCTACACAACTACCACGACGTTCACAGAACGTTTCCTGTCGGCGCGTTTTACAACAAACACGGCAGTAATTGGCGGGCCTTGATCCTGCCGTTCATCGAAGAAACCGCAGCTCACGATCAGATCAACTTCGAAACCGGAGGCTTCTGGGCGCACGACGTGGCGACGCAATCCAACAACCCCATTTTCAGTTCGTTGCGGATCGCTGGCTATGTCTGCCCATCGAGTCCCCACGGGGTGACGAATATTGGCGACATCCCGCTTTCCCAACATGCTTCGACGGGAAATACCAGCATGGTCATGGACTACGTTGGCGTCTCGGGAGCGACTCCCGACCTGAACGGCCGGACCTCCGCCTGTACCGCCGACAATATCGTCAGCGGAGGAACGTACTGTAACAACGGAATGATGACGGTCTACTTCAACAAGCGATTCCGCGATTGCACCGATGGCACATCGAACACGCTGATCATCGGTGAACAATCGGGGAACGTAAATGGTAAAGAGGCCAGTGCGAATCCATTGGGCGGCTGGCACGGCTGGGTCAACAACTCCGGCGAACAGATGCTGGAAAACATGAGTCTTTCATCGTTCTCCAGCTTGGCCGCTTATGCGGGTGGAATCACCACGGTTCGTTATTCGCCCAACGCGTTCTGGAAATCGGGGGCTCCATCGAGCGCCAGCAGCCAGTACGAAGTGAACACCATTCTGAACTCGTTTCACCCCGGCGGGATCCACGGTTTGCTGACCGATGGCGCGGTTCGATTTGTCTCCGAGACGGTCGAACTCGACACGATGATCAAGCTGAGCATTCGCGACGATGGCCAGGTGCTGGGCGAGTTCTAATACCCTCGCCGCTTCGATCGCCCGCTATCCGAACCAAAGTGTTCTGCGCTTCCGCTCGCATTTCCACAGTGCGAGCGGACCTTACACCCATCGCCTCCAAAATCCCTCCCGCTCCCAATGCATTCAACTTTCACATCTCGCAGCACCGACACGCGTCATTTCATACTTTCGCTTCTCACGACATTCAGCCTTGTCGTTTCGATCGGTTGCGATCACGAACCGGACTACCTGCATCCTGGAGCCCCGGTTTCGATCACGATCCTATCGTCCGGCACTCCGGTCGCTGGAGGACAGCTCAACCTTTCGGGACAGGGAGGTGGCGCGGCGTTGGACGCCCAGGGGCTCGCAAATCTTGAGCATGTTCCGTACGGGACCTACAAGGTGGTCCTGCTTGCTCCCGAACCAGATCCGGTCCCGCCGGAACCTGGTACCGCGGCAGCTTCCGCCGCCGCAGAGGTCTCGTTCCCGAAAGAGCTTGGCAGCGAAGCGACGACGCCATTGAGCATCACCGTTGCGGAAGGAACCGAGAACACGTTCACGCTGGACATCGCAGAGTAGAGCGGTCCGGTG from Rosistilla oblonga includes the following:
- a CDS encoding DUF1559 domain-containing protein, with the protein product MKPKSLRSGFTLVELLVVIAIIGILVGLLLPAVQAAREAARRMSCSNNMKQIGLALHNYHDVHRTFPVGAFYNKHGSNWRALILPFIEETAAHDQINFETGGFWAHDVATQSNNPIFSSLRIAGYVCPSSPHGVTNIGDIPLSQHASTGNTSMVMDYVGVSGATPDLNGRTSACTADNIVSGGTYCNNGMMTVYFNKRFRDCTDGTSNTLIIGEQSGNVNGKEASANPLGGWHGWVNNSGEQMLENMSLSSFSSLAAYAGGITTVRYSPNAFWKSGAPSSASSQYEVNTILNSFHPGGIHGLLTDGAVRFVSETVELDTMIKLSIRDDGQVLGEF